The sequence AAAACAAAGATCAAAAAGAGCTTATCAAACTCTAAAATAGGCGTGAAATCTGTAAAATTTAAAAGCTCATCACCTAAAAATATTCCTTTTAGAAGTGGAGCATTTAATACAAAAACAAAGAGATAAGCCAGCATAACACCTAGTAAAAAAGCACTAACACTAACGATGAAATTTTGTATAAATTTTAAAAATATAATGTCTTTTATGCAAAAACCAATGCTTCTTAAAATAGCTATTTCACGCTTTTTACTACCATAGGCGAGTGAAATTTGGTTTTTAAGCAAGACAAAGAATATAAGCATAACGCTAACGTAAATGCTCATAAAAATTCCACCCTTATAATAATAAAGGTGCCTAACCTTAGCCACTTCATCTTCTATACTAAGAGCGAAAGAATTTGGATATAAATTCTCTATCTTTAAAGCTACTTCACTGATCTCATCGGTATTTGGCACCTCAACGTAGAGCTTTGTATACTCTTCATCTTTTAAATTTAAGATAGCTCTTAGCGTATTTGGATGCAAAAATATAGCGTTATTTGAGATTAAACCACTTTGTGCCGGCATAGTCTTTAATATCTTTACTGGTATCATGCGCTCTTCAGTTAGAAAATTAAAGCTCTCATCGTAGTAAAGTTCATTCATCGCTGCCTTGACACCTTCTCCGACGATCATCTCATCCTCTTTTAAGCTATCATCTTCATATAGATGAAACCAAACACGCTTTTGCACGAAGTAGTACTCTCCATCAACTACACCCTTTACATCACTTACGCCATCAATCTTCGAGATATCGTAGATATAGCCAGGG comes from Campylobacter concisus and encodes:
- a CDS encoding ABC transporter permease, with the protein product MIGKNFINYAVVLLFKDRKDHLFSFCLFALIIFVLSSVLFISGSIQHDLINLVKDRSSIVVSAFRAGKGDLMHPGYIYDISKIDGVSDVKGVVDGEYYFVQKRVWFHLYEDDSLKEDEMIVGEGVKAAMNELYYDESFNFLTEERMIPVKILKTMPAQSGLISNNAIFLHPNTLRAILNLKDEEYTKLYVEVPNTDEISEVALKIENLYPNSFALSIEDEVAKVRHLYYYKGGIFMSIYVSVMLIFFVLLKNQISLAYGSKKREIAILRSIGFCIKDIIFLKFIQNFIVSVSAFLLGVMLAYLFVFVLNAPLLKGIFLGDELLNFTDFTPILEFDKLFLIFVFGVIPFLAFVLIPSWRVASSDINEGLK